Part of the Lotus japonicus ecotype B-129 chromosome 6, LjGifu_v1.2 genome, CCTCTCTTTTGGACCCTTCCTACATTTATGTGACTGAAAATTGTTGGTTGTCTACCCTTAACTGCACTCAAATGGCTTCATTTTTTTCAACCAATATTTTCGCAATTTATAAGTtagttcatttttttaattaaatttatatgagtaattaaatattttaacttTGTAGTAGAAAttagaaattgaaaataataaaaCTATATCAAGTGAGGTTATTATGGCACTAATAATGGTTCTTAAatctaaaagaaaacaaaatttagATCAAAATTATTTGAGTGGagattttttctctctctctctctctctcgtagGTGATTTTGGATTAGCTCCTGCCATTCCGGGTCGTTTTACTCTCTTTCAAACAGTAGACTTTTCAaacattttttgatttttttttttgataagccatgaagatttattgaatagaagtacaaggggtacttcaaacATTTTTTGAGGTACTGATTTTTAGATCTAGAAGAAACATAATAATTGAACGGTAATAAAGTTTCATCCACATCCAATTATAGGTGGAAAATAGAGGAGggaagagaaagataaaaagaagaaaaaaataaagagaaagaaagtatGAGTGTGATAAATAATATGATTGAAAAAgatgagagataaaaataaaatagatgtGAAAGTTGTATTTTTTGGGTAAGATATCAAAGTTGTAAAAGAAATACATAGATGTATAATGTGAATGAATTGAAATAAATGCTCTCATAAGTAATTTCGTGGAAGTTTGTCATAAGAAACATGTGACTGAATTAATTAATATGCTGACAAACTTGTGATCTGATCACTTCATCTCTTGACCTTATAAATACATGGATCGATCCATCCTCATAAGCAAAATGGCTAGTGAGAGTAGAACATTGTTGGTTCTCGCTCTTGTTATTCTCTTGGTTGCAATTGCCATCAGGCAATATTGTCTCCAAAGGAATTCCCAAGTCCCTTGCCTTTTTATCTTTGGGGATTCTCTGTCTGATAGTGGTAACAATAACAATCTTGAAACTGATGCAAAAGTTGATTACCTCCCATATGGAATCGACTTCCCAACTGGCCCAACCGGAAGATATACCAACGGGCGAAATGCAATTGACAAAATAAGTAATATCTCTTTCAAGTGAATAGTCAAGTTTGGTTCTTGAAAGTGTTGGTGTTGACAAATTTATTCTAGAAAAAGGAAAGATTTCTCGCGGTACTTAGTTGTGTAAATTGTCGGTCAAATTAGTTATTATGGTAAGATAAAACGTCAGTCAAGTTAATCTCTGACAAACATTTTACACAATGAGCGACCGCAAAAATATTTCCTTCTTCAATTTGTCAGCGCCCATTACCCAACACTTAAAAAACTAATTTAACCATTCACTCAATTTTCTACCCACCAATTCACTCATCCCTTTATGGCTTCATCACTtctcattattattatatttcacATCCAAGTTCAAACTAACATAATTTTATTATCATAATATTGCAGCTGAACTTTTGGGACTTGAGGATTTCATCCCACCATTTGCAAACCTTAGTGGCTCGGACATACTCAAAGGTGTCAATTACGCATCCGGTTCAGCTGGAATTCGCAAAGAGAGCGGCACCAATTTGGTATAGTTTTATCTACGGTAGTATGTCAATCAAGAAAAATTTGATTCACAAATTAAAATAGCTTAATTGTGTTTGAACGCCTCATGCAACCGACTAAATATTCATGTGTTAATGCAGGGTACTAACATCAACATGGGGTTACAGATATATTTTCACATGGCCATAGTTTCACAAATTTCTGCCAGACTTGGTTTTCACAAAGCTAAACGACACCTTAGTAAGTGCCTGTATTACGTGAATATAGGCACCAATGATTATGAACAAAATTACTTCCTTCCTGATCTATTCGATACAAGCAGCAAGTATACCCCTGAGGAGTATGCTAAAGATCTTATTAACCGGCTATCTCACTATTTACAGGTATATATATacgtatatatatattattgcctttttattttatataacaaaattattattaatactccctccgttcctatatataagtcacaaataactaattctcttagattaagaaaagtagttactagtaataaatttgtaaaaaaaatgatttactttcctagattacccttatttactttcctatgattttctctctccaaattaATACtactaaagtttatcatctctttcatattaaatatgagggtgaacttggaaaaaattatttaatgcttcctagatattagaaagtgacttatattttgtaacaaatttttttcaaaaaatgtgacttataataaggaacggagggagtatcatgGTTAATTATAATAATGAATAATTTTGTATGATCAACAACAGATTCTGCGTAATCTTGGGGCAAGAAAGACCGTGCTGGTTGGGTTGGACCGTTTAGGTTGCATTCCAAAGGATGAGATAGGTGAATCTTGTGATGAAAAGCAGAATGCTGAGGGATTCCTTTTTAATGACCAGCTTAAATCTCTGGTGGATGAACACAACAAACTCTTATCCAATTCCAAATTCATCTTTATAAATACTACAGCCATAGTCCATGACAAATCACACGGTAACGAATTAGGCTTTCTTATACTTCAACTCACATTATATTGAAACATTTGGATTATTGTGCATATAATAACACCCTCGTTCTTGAATTTCAGGTTTTACATATATTCATGATGCTTGCTGCCTAAGAAATAAAGATGGAGTTTGTGATCCTAATCAAACTCCATGCCAAAATAGGTCTGAGTATGTGTATTGGGATGGAATTCACGGTACAGAAGCTGCAAATGTACTCACTGCAACAATTTCATATAATACTTCAGACACAGCTATAGCTTACCCAACAAATATCAGAAAGCTTGTTCAtcaaaaagaaataaattagtTCAAGGTGTCCTTAAATAAGTTCAAGTTATATATCTTGCTTGATCATTTAATTTCCTATTTTTGAGAATAATCAGAAGAGTTAAATATGTAGCAAGACATATTTTAAAGTCTTCCCCTGCTCCTTTGTAATTGTGTCTGTATTCTAGTATAACTGCATAACTACTTTCAATAAATGGATAACGAATTGCATTGGTTTGATCTTTTCCCTTGATATCTGTTGGCCTTCATTTAGCTTTAGGCTAGCTCTCTTTTATGTATTAATTGATACTAGGATTTGGTTGAGCACCACGTCTTGACTATCTTTGTATGGATCTACTTTACATATAAGAAATTTATTACTTCTATGCTCACTCTTGACAGAGGTTTGCTCACATTTACGGTTCCTATAGTTTCAACCATTCATAATTTTGGTTCCTATAGTTTCAAGTGAcctctaatatgcaccacttttagagtggtgcaattttacaccactttttttaacctggTATAAACAACAATCATTGgcattattttttgttacaaaaaataggcttaaatactctaggggtccctgaaattgtaccccgtatcaaaataagtccctgaaatttttttttccgattccgggtccctagaaaaatttgtttgatcaaaataagtccctacgccggagaagacagtggttgcctcctcattgtttccacaaaccatgaaataacatgtttaaaacactcctagaccttcatatatctgatctgggcgaagaaatcgcaagaaacaaagctaaaacgaagaaaccgagaagctccataaattccggcgagaagaaatcaacttgcgactgaccttttctcttcaactgtgacgacccagcccacgagaccaccaccactgagttcctgaggacgagacgaagccggcccaacaccctggtcgtagcgccgccatgaccgccgtcgtcaaccaccgtcttctccggcgtagggacttattctgattaaaaaaacaattccagggatccggaatcggaaaaaaaaatttcagggacttattttgatacggggtacaatttcagggacccctagagtatttaagcccaAAAAATACTAATAATCTCAATGTTAAAATGTGATAGATGTACTGTCATGATATAAAATTTTATAAGGATTCTTAAAAGGGAATCACATCATACAAGGATTTGTTGGGTCTAAGACAAATCATATGCTCCATTTGCCTATAAGAAGGGAAATTCTATGCATAGAATTCATTCACAAGATTTACAAAACCAACTTAATCCATATCTTGAGAAGTATTGTAACACCCAATATCAACTATCCCGTAAATTAATGCTCATACCATATTAAGGAAGTAAGTACTAGAACTGATTAATATAGCCTCTGACAACATCAGCATCATATAAAATAGAAACTTTTGAGGAAAATACCTTGAACTGCAAAATGAAGGATAATTAACAGGGTGATAAAATCGCTCAGCCGCAAGGAGTGAAGTCTTaaggtcttttttttttttgtcaacttaAGGTCTTTTCTGATGGATGACAAACAAGCTAGCTAGACCTTTCGGTTTTTGTATTTGGGCCTTTGGTCCCTTTTTTGGGCCTTTGCCCTCTTTAATATAGGTTGGTTTTTTCAAGTGATCCCACTTTTATATCATAACTATAGCTACCTAACATATTTGGAAAGAAAATGCTAGAACAAGTGCAAAGAATGGTGATAGCATAGTTGATACAAAGATAGTGGCATAATTATAGAGAGGGCATTTTGTCGTACCAAAATCTGTCACACAAATTGACAATGCTAAATTTGCCTTTATTTGCGACATATTTATCCCTCTATAAACTATCACTATAAAATCACATGCATAGTCATTATTCACTACTAGAACATAAATTAGTGAGGGAAAAATTCTGTCGTTACCATAGAAGAATTTAGCGGCTGTATGATGTTATTTAGTATTTACCGATTTCGACTAAGGATTTTGTGTCATATTAAGTTTCCGTGGCAAAAAgaatcaattaattaattagttaaaaattgaaaattgaaaaagatcTAGCTTTTGCctagaaaaaaataagaacGAATTTCATTTAAAACATACTTAATGAATATCGACACGAAAATAAAGTGTGTATGAATGCACATTTTTATACATACACTCGTACCCATTAACACCGACCCAAATGTCAACGACAACTTGGACAGAGCTACCAGGAGAGGCGAGGCCGTGAGGTTATCTATCTCAattttgaactttgaagtaaGGAGTTCGTGGactttttgcattaaatacacaATAGTTAATGCATTTGACTGAAAATACAACTATTCAACTATACAAGTTGCTGCTacaattaaatttcatgatcCAGTCACTAACATTTATAAACAGTTGACAAATTCCACAGCTTTCATTCACACCAAAAATCACCAAAACGTTGAAATTTAACTAAAGAAATGATCGAATTGGTCCTTCATCAATTGGATGCAAGCTATTGAATCGAAAAGATGCATGATTAATTACCAACCCAAGGCTAAAACTTGGAGGATATAATCTGCATATTTGGAAATCAACAATGAAAGATTAATTGATCAAATGATGAGCATGTGATGGATAGTCAAAACATTGTTATAGTCTTGAATTGAATGAGCATGCATGTGTGGTGGGGCCGGTTCAGTTTCGCAGTACACAGGGCTCTGCCGAATCAGATCAAATGAGGATGTGTTTTGACTATTTTCAATAAGTTCTTAACTTTTTATGAGTTTGTAGGACACTAATTTATAATCTATCGTTCCCAATTAAAGGTCTTTTATAGAGATATATCTTTCTATAAAATCtcttattaatatatttacacATGGGGATTGAATCGTTTTTCTTTAATGGTAATGAACGGTTGGTCATGAAGTTATATGATCAAACTATAGAAAAATCATTTGTTGAGGGTGAGAACCATAATTTCCCAAACTAGGTTAATAATAACACCTGGCCAAGACTAAAAAAAACGATTTATCCTCGTTCTTCATCCTCCTCTTCCTACACATGCACTAAATAAAAAGAGATTAGATGAAAAATTAATGTATTTAGTACTACTTCCGATCCACAAAAAATGTTGTTAGCATCTCTTAATTTCTCTAAAATGTGGTTTATACAACCAATacattttttctaattttctacttctttaaataaattcttctttatctattTCATTATTCTTTATCCAGGGGTAGAATTTAATAGCGACACATAATCCtgtcaaaattaaataagggtattttaataaaattatattattaataattgttATCTTACAATCTTTATGCCGCAACTTTAAACACAATAATCTTTGCGGAATAAAAGTAGTATCTTGTACATATGTGTATATATGTGGGAGTTGTATGAGGATGAGGTACAAGATATACCATTACTCTTCTTAAAAGTATAATAGGATAGGAGTAGGAAATAGGTAATTTATGAATTCTCTTTTTCTTACACGGCCGACCACGTATCATTTTAGCTTAGGTTTTGTTAAGGGTTCACCATGGAAATGAGTAAAAATATCCTATGCCGGGATTTCCCTCACTGCATTTCACATTAAAGAAAAGAGATGGTATGGTAGTCACACACATtgttatttgatttcattaattATCATGTCCGCGTGAATTCAATGCTAGTAATAATTTCCAAATATCCCCAACTGTACGTAGAAGCCATACATGCAACTTGGCTTCTGATTTTTCATTCTACTACCGTAGGCCGTAGCTATATATAGCTGTGCTCATTTCACAAGTTCCTCATCAATCATCATACCTCATTAGCCACAATAAGTTGTTGCTTCTTCAATATTTCTTCTTGTTTCAATGGCGCATGGGGAGTTCATTGTATTGGTTTTGATTGTGTGTTTGTGGAGTACTACTACTACTGGGGTTGGAGCTGAACCACAAGTACCTTGCTTCTTTAGTTTTGGGGATTCTTTGGTGGATAATGGCAACAACAATCGCCTCTCATCTTTGGCCAAAGCTAATTATCGACCTTATGGAATTGACTTTCCTGGTGGCCCAACTGGAAGGTTCTCCAATGGAAAAACTTCTGTTGATGTCATTGGTGAGTTTGATTGCTTTAAGTCAATTTATATATCATCTCTCAAGTTCATTTTTGAGATTTTATTCAAGAAGTTACCAATTTAATTCCTTTAACTCCACTATATTTGTATGTGAACTCCTTAAATTCCAAGCACATGGGTTTGTTTTAAAACAGTTTGGTTTTAGCATGTAGCCTTTGACTTTAAGCAAAAGCTAAGTGATGGCAATGCaagtaaagaaagaaaaaacaccCACAAGAAAAGTTAACTCAGGCATGGCAATGGGGCGGTTCGAGGGCGAGTTTGAAGAAGTcggaaataaaaagaaaaaaagtctaGGTGTAGTTAAAAGAAATAAGTTTGTGGTTTTCcgaagcacaaaaaaaaaaagaaataagttGTGGTTCAAATTAATTGTCATGCCAGTTTCTTATCAATTTCCTCATTAATatagattttacttttgaaaaaaaatttgtcAGTAAAACTTAATTTTATTAACCACAAATACTGATttagtaaaaagaaaaagaagttacaaGGAGCAGAAACTAGGAGCTATTATTAGCACAGTTTGggataaaataaattttgaaactTGGGATAATTTATTTAATCTTATCTTATAAAAAACTTATCTAGTCgagtttatgaaaataatttatgatCTACGTGTAAATATAACAGGTGAGCTTTTGGGGTTCGGCAGTTATATACCTCCCTATGCAACAACTAGAGGCCAAGACATACTTAGGGGAGTGAATTATGCTTCTGCAGCTGCTGGAATAAGAGAGGAAACCGGACAACAACTGGTACCTTAACAATTTCCTTCTTTTGCTTGGAATGCACATAACTTCTTTATTCTTTATTTGGTAATCACATTGAGAATTTCACATGGCTATTTTCTGCAATTTTCATCGATCTATTTCTGCTTAATTTGTAGGGAGGACGTATTAGTTTTAGAGGGCAAGTTCAAAATTACCAAAGGACAGTGTCCCAGTTGATAAATTTACTAGGAGATGAGAACACTGCAGCAAATTACCTGAGCAAGTGCATTTATTCAATTGGAATTGGTAGCAATGATTACCTCAACAACTATTTCATGCCTCTAATCTATTCCAGTAGCAGGCAGTTCACACCACAACAATATGCAGATGTTCTCATTCAAGCTTATGCTCAACAACTCAGGGTTAGTCTACTCCCCTGTTCTCTCTGTTTTTCCATCTTCGATATTAAGGTTTCAGCAAACTAAAAGGCTTAattaattgttttgtgtttgtgATTCAGGTTTTGTATAACTATGGAGCGCGGAAAATGGCGTTATTCGGGGTTGGCCCAATAGGTTGCAGCCCTAATGCATTGGCCCAAAGTAGAGATGGAAGAACATGTGTTGCAAGAATCAATTCAGCAAACCAATTATTCAACAATGGTTTGAAGTCTCTTGTTGATCAACTCAACAGCCAGCTGCCTGATGCAAAATTCATCTATGTAAACGTTTATGGCATCTTTCAAGATATCCTAAGCAACCCTGCATCCTATGGTAACTAAATATTTTATTCTGCCTCTTACCATTTTCACTAGTCATAATTAATTTGGACAGTTCTTGCTCATTTTGTTCACATGTGGTCTTACATTTTCAGGTTTCAGAGTAACAAATGCAGGGTGCTGTGGGGTAGGAAGGAACAATGGGCAAATTACATGCCTACCCCTTCAAGCCCCATGCAGGAACAGGATGGAGTTCCTGTTTTGGGATGCATTTCATCCATCTGAGGCTGGCAACAATGTAATTGGAAGGAGAGCTTACAATGCCCAATCTGCATCGGATGCTTACCCTTTTGATATCAATCGCTTGGCTCAAATGTAAGAGGCTCTAGTAGCGGTAATACTAAGGAAAGTGTTTGGTAGATCATCAATGTGTTTAGACATCCAGAGTGGAAAAATAAGAGAATAGAGTTCTGCCACAGTTTTATGTAGATGTAATTTGTTGATTCTGTTAAGGAATGTCCTGCACCAAATCTATGATATAAGGAAAAATACATAATATTCAATCAACTTGTGTGATTTACTCTTAATCCAATATTGAAGGTGATATCCTAAAGTTTGAGGATCCTTTGAGGACTAAACTCTGTGTTTGATTGCTGTTTTAGTTttctataattaaaaacaattttcagaaaCAAACATACAAATACAAGAACCAAGAAATGGATGTGTGGGAGCTAACTGCTATGATAATTCGTTAGTCGTTACACTATGTTCCTTGATTAATAGCAGAATGTAGTGAAGAATAGAGGAATAAGAGCCCTAACCCAGTGCTTAGAAAACACAAAGAAGGCAATTCCTTGGGGCAGAACAGCCTGAAAAAACACAATACAACAATGCATAAACTAGCTGGTCTAAAATAAGTTATTGTGCAAGGTGCTAGGTTACTATACTACTGGACAGGGAAAACAGATCCAAAATCCATTAAGGCCAGTAATATGAATGATGGTTGAAAATTGCACCAAATATGCCAACATATTAGGGTAATTTTCATTCAATATGGTATGAAGTGTTAATAGATACACACAGGCAGAGAGAAAACAAAATCACACCTGCAACCAGTTATGAAAGCCAGCAACTTCACCCTTTTGAAATCCGCACAAATACGGATCCAAATTAGGATGTCAATGCCTTAGAGTTTACCAAGTCTCTTCTTCAATCACTCATGAGTCATGCTCATGCATCAcacctaataataattaataaggtGGACATACTTACTTCCAATAATTAATAAGGACAATAGTTTTGCTTTTGCAGGGGAGATCAAATGGAACAAATATTCATGTAATAGTTTTGAAGTAATACAATTGTTCTGATTAATAATTATGTATCATTGATTAAAAGCAGCCGTGCACAAGCAATTAAAGAGAGATAGGGATCATAAACTAAGACCATAATATACATTCATACATACTTGTATAAATTAATAATGCTGGAGAAATTACTGACTCAAATTCAAAGGTTTCATTCTCTCATAAATATCATAATTTGGATATAAATTCTCATAGTTACATACATTACCTGTACCTTGTGGTACTCACTACTCAGGTATCAGAATGCTGCAGTTAACTAAATTTGATGGGTTAACTATGTTGTAATAATTAAAGCCGGCAATTCCCATCACTGCAAAATGTCCAATTCCACATTAAAGAAAAGAGATGGTGTGGTGGTGATACATATTGTCAATGGATTTCACATTATGTGCCCCACGTGAATTTAATGCTAAAGCTGGTAATTTCCAAATATCCCCAACCGTGCATAAAAGCCAGACACATGCTGCAACATGGCTTATGATCTTTTCCTTCTACTATTTTACCTATATATAGTTGTGCTCATTTCACAAGTTCCTCACCACAATTTTTAGCTTCAAACATTTCTTCTTGTTTCAATGGCATATGGGGAGTTCATTATTGTGGTTTTGATTGTGTGCTTGTGGAGTATTACTACTACTGGGGTTGGAGCTGAACCACAAGTACCTTGCTTCTTTAGTTTCGGGGATTCTT contains:
- the LOC130723945 gene encoding GDSL esterase/lipase At4g18970-like, with product MASESRTLLVLALVILLVAIAIRQYCLQRNSQVPCLFIFGDSLSDSGNNNNLETDAKVDYLPYGIDFPTGPTGRYTNGRNAIDKITELLGLEDFIPPFANLSGSDILKGVNYASGSAGIRKESGTNLGTNINMGLQIYFHMAIVSQISARLGFHKAKRHLSKCLYYVNIGTNDYEQNYFLPDLFDTSSKYTPEEYAKDLINRLSHYLQILRNLGARKTVLVGLDRLGCIPKDEIGESCDEKQNAEGFLFNDQLKSLVDEHNKLLSNSKFIFINTTAIVHDKSHGFTYIHDACCLRNKDGVCDPNQTPCQNRSEYVYWDGIHGTEAANVLTATISYNTSDTAIAYPTNIRKLVHQKEIN
- the LOC130723193 gene encoding GDSL esterase/lipase At1g29670-like, translating into MAHGEFIVLVLIVCLWSTTTTGVGAEPQVPCFFSFGDSLVDNGNNNRLSSLAKANYRPYGIDFPGGPTGRFSNGKTSVDVIGELLGFGSYIPPYATTRGQDILRGVNYASAAAGIREETGQQLGGRISFRGQVQNYQRTVSQLINLLGDENTAANYLSKCIYSIGIGSNDYLNNYFMPLIYSSSRQFTPQQYADVLIQAYAQQLRVLYNYGARKMALFGVGPIGCSPNALAQSRDGRTCVARINSANQLFNNGLKSLVDQLNSQLPDAKFIYVNVYGIFQDILSNPASYGFRVTNAGCCGVGRNNGQITCLPLQAPCRNRMEFLFWDAFHPSEAGNNVIGRRAYNAQSASDAYPFDINRLAQM